TGTCGTTCATCACGTCTTTGTTGTGTTTCGTGCTGGCGCTGGCCTGGGGCTTTTTCCCGCAGGTGTTGCTGGCGATCTGGAGCATTGAGTATTCGGTCGCTGCCGGTTTTGTAGCGCGGCGCAGTGCGGTGCTGTTTGCGGCGTTGGGGGTGATGTTTTATCTGGTGCGCAGCGCGCCGCCGTCGCTGGGTCGCAATGCCCTGGGTAACGGGTTTATCGTCGGTTGTTTTGGTTTGGCGGTACTGGGTTTTGGCGAATGGCTGAACGGCCACGCCGGCCCCGGGATTCTGCTCGCGGTGCTGGTCGAGTTCGCGCTGGGCCTTGGCTTTGTGCAGGCCCGGCGCGTGACGGTCGAACTGGGTGAAACGGTGAGTTAAAGCGCTCTGGAGCGAGGACTGTAATGCTGTGGTGTGGTTTGTTGCGCCAGATCCGAACGCAGGCCGGCAATCAGTTCATTGATCTCGCGACAGCCATTGAGATGGCTGGCGTCGATACCGCTGACGTGCAGATCAACCTGGTCAGTCTGGTGGTCACCGAAGACCTTGACGGTCATCGACAGGTCTGGCGACAGCGTGCACTGGCAGCGTTTAGGGAGAAAACTGCTTTCAATGATATTGCGTAGTTCCAAGGCAGACAGAAACATGGTGAACCTCTCCTTATTGATGAAACTGCCAATCAACTCTTCACGTTGACCGCTTTTGCTGCCCCTGCACGGGTGTGTCCCCGCTGATTCCCTGGTGCGGCAAACGGTTGTACTGCGAAATGCCCATTGGAGTGTAGGCGCCCGAAGCCGGTGCGCTGCACCAAAGCGACGCATAAAACGTGCCTTTCATCGGGTCATTTTGACCCTCATGAAATCAAGCACTTGGCGCGCTGGCCAGCAGTTGGCCAGTTGCAAAATGCAAGATCGACCTTCCTGAGCACTGCAATTTGCAAGTCGACGCCGGTTTGCATTCATCGCTGATGACAGTGAGAATGCCCGACATCCACCCTACACCCGCCAGGAGGCTTTCATGGGTTCTTTACGCGCTCGCGCGACAATCGGTCTGCTCGTTGCTGGCCTGTCTACCCTCGCCCACGCGGCCAAACTCGAAGACGTCGCGCCGTATCCCAAGGCGGAAAACGGCTTCACCCGCCAAGTCATCTACCTGCCCAAACAGGATCAGGAGGAGAACTTCCAGGTTGAAGTTCTCGCCGGCAAAACCCTGGAAGTCGACTGCAATCGCCAGCGCCTGGGCGGCGCTCTGGACGAGAAAAACCTCGAAGGCTGGGGCTATCCGTTCTACCGCCTGGAAAAAGTCATCGGCCCGATGAGTACCATGATGGCCTGCCCACCCGGCACCGCAAAGAAACGCGCCTTTGTCCCGGTTGTCGGTGACGGCTTCATGCTGCGCTACAACAGCAAGCTGCCACTGGTGATCTACGCCCCGAAAGATGTCGAGGTGCGCTATCGCATCTGGTCGGCTTCGGACAAGGTCGGCACTGCCATTGCGGAATGACCTGAACAGGGAGCAACAAACTTGATTACCTGCCATGTGCGATACGTGATCGATCCGTACCAATTGACCGAGTTCGAGGCCTACGCCACGGCCTGGCTGGGCATCGTCGAGCGCTTGGGCGGCACGCATCACGGCTATTTCCTGCCCTCCGAGGGCGCGAGCAACATCGCTTATTGCCTGTTCAGCTTTCCCTCGCTGGCCGATTACGAAAGCTACCGGCACATCGCGCTGACCGACCCGGAAAGCACGGCGCTGGTGGAATCACTGGTGCAGAAGAAATTCATCGTCAGCTACGAGCGCAGTTTCCTGCGCCCACTGCTGCCCTGAGTGTTATCACGCCGGGACGCCGCACACCGCGGCGCGCTCGGCGACATGGCGCAGGCTGTCGAAGTTGATATTCGCGCCGGAGTCGATCGCGACGAAGGTCTGCTCGCGAACAGCGCTGCGCGCCACGTATTGCTTGATGCCGGCCACCGCCAATGCCCCGGAAGGCTCGGTGATCGAGCGGGTATCGTCGTAGATATTCTTGATCGCCGCGCACAGCTCGTCATTGCTGACAGTGACCACCTCGTCCACGCAAAACCGGCACACCTCAAAACCATAAGCGCCGATCTGCGCCACCGCCACGCCATCGGCGAACGTTCCGACACTGGGCAACACAACGCGCGCATCCGCTTGCAGCGCCGCCTTCAGGCAGGCCGAATGCTCCGATTCGACACCGATGATCCGTACCTCCGGTCGCAGGTATTTGACGTACGCCGCGATGCCGGCGATCAGGCCGCCCCCGCCCACCGGAACGAAGATCGCATCCAGCGGCCCCTGATGCTGACGGAGGATTTCCATGGCAACCGTGCCTTGGCCGGCGATCACGTCCGGGTCGTCGAATGGAGAGACAAAAGTGCGCCCGGTCTGCTCGGCCAGTTGCAGCGCATGGGCCAGGGCAAACGGAAAACTCTCGCCGTGCAGCAGCGCCTCGGCACCCCGACTTCGTACCCCAAGCACCTTGAGTTCGGGGGTGGTCGAGGGCATGACGATGGTCCCCGCGATCCCCAGCTCCCGCGCTGCCAGCGCCACGCCTTGGGCATGGTTGCCCGCCGAAGCGGTGATCACCCCGCTTGCTTTCTGCGCATCGCTCAATTGCACCAGCTTGTTGTAGGCGCCACGGATCTTGAAGGAGAACGTCGGTTGCAGGTCTTCGCGCTTGAGCAGGATCCGGTTGCCCAGCGCCTCGGACAGCGCAGGCGCCGCTTGCAACGGCGTGCGCACAGCAATGTCGTAGACCGGCGCGGCGAGGATCCTTTTCACGTACTGCTCAAGCAGGGCTTGCTGGTCGGGGCTGTGCGGCATGATCGTCTCCTGACGTTTTGATCAGAACCCCGGAGACAGAAAATGAAAACCCGCCTCTAGGGCGGGTTGGGTGCTGCAGTCGTGAGCTAGCCCGCCAAATAAGGAATGGCGGTAATAATGCTTGGCTGGCAACGCAATACGGTGGAAGTCATGGGCCTGAAATTAGCCCGGCGGCGGCCGGCGAGTCAATGGCTTATTTGCGGACGCCAAGGTAGGCTGGCGATTCTGCTCATCACCCCAAGGAAGGAATGCATGATGTCTGTCGCCCTGCCCCTCACTGCGTTGATTGCGTTTACTGGCTACACCGTATCGGTGATGCTCCAGGCCGAACAGTCGTTGATCGACTTCGGTATCAGCCTGATGTCGCGTCCGGACACGGCGCAGGTGGTGATTGATCTGTATCTGCTGGCGACGCTGGCCGGGGTATGGATGGTCAAGGATGCGCGAGCGCGAGGAATGTCGATCTGGTCGGTGGTGCCGTATCTGTTGCTGACGGCGGTGTTTGTGTCGATTGGGCCGTTGTTGTATCTGGTGGTGCGTGGGGTTCGGGAGCGCCGGAAAGTGATTGTGCCAGATCCAGCGGGCTGATCCAGAGCCTCCGGTGCTGCTGAAATAGCTTTCGCGAGCAAGCCCGCTCCCACAAGGGATTTGTATCAGGCACAGATCCCCTGCCAACCCGCAATCCACTGTGGGAGCGGGCTTGCTCGCGAAGGTGTCAGCTCAGGCACCGATCAATCACTGGGCCAGCCGCCGCAGCCCCAACAACATCCCCCCCGCCCCCAACAACATCACCAGCAGAAACAACGGGTAAGAAATCCACCACGGCGTGCCTGCCGTCATCATGCTGAACTCGGACATCCCGCCAATGCTCGCAATCAGGTTCAACGGCAGAAACACCACGTTGATCAACGTCAACTTGCGCAGCAGGTTGTTCATGCTGTTATTCATCAAGTTGCCGCGCGCATCGATCAGCCCCGAGAACACCGTGGAGTAGATCTCCGCCTGCTTGTAGCACTGGTTATTCTCGATGATCAGGTCGTCGATCAGCCCGATCGCTTCACTGCCGAAATGCTGTTTTTCCGCGTGATTGCGCAGCCGCGTCAGCACCGCGCCGTTGCTGTGCAGAGCATTTATGTAATAGATCAGGCTTTCGCTGAGGTTGAACATCTGCACCAGATGCTGGTTCTGCATCGAGGCGTTGAATTTCTGTTGAAGCTCGCGGGCCACCAGTTTGATCACCTTCAGATGGCCGAGGTAGTGATGGATGTTGTTGAACAGCAAATCGAGCAGCACATCCAGCGGTGCATTGAGCGGCTGGCGCGTGCCGATGCCGTGCAGCGGCGTGTCGTCGGTGGCGATCACCAGCAGTTGCCCGGGCGCGAACAGCAGGCCGCAGGACGACACCTCAAACGCCAGGCTGCCACCGCCGGAATAGTTTTCCGGACGTTTCCAGATCAGGAACAAGTGATCGGGGTGAAACTCGATTCGCGAAACCTCGTCCGGGTCCAGCGCCGAGGCCAACGCGTGTTCGTCGACCTTGTAGTGGCTGTGCAGCAAATCGCGCTCGGCCGCATCGGGATTGCTGAACAGCATCACCTCGGCGTCCAGCCGCTCGACCCGCTGCAGCGCGCCATGACTCAATGCGAAACTGCTGATCATCGGCGCTTCACCAGGCCTGGCCGCGACGCTTGAGCTCCAGCCGTCGCACGAACTCCTCCAGCACCAGTGAATACAGATCGTCCTGCAAGTAGGCGTCTTCAATGCCGGCGTCGAGGTTCGGGTTATCGTTGACCTCGATTACTACCACTTTGTCGCCGGCCTGTTTCAGGTCCACGCCGTAGAGGCCATCGCCGATCAGGTTGGCGGTCTTGACCGCCAGTTCCACCACCGCTCGCGGCGCCTCGTGCACGGCCAGGGTGCGACACTCGCCGTTGATGTCCTGGCCCTTGGCTTTGTGGTTGTAGATTTGCCAGTGTCCCTTGGACATGAAGTATTGGCAGGCGAAGATCGGTTTGCGGTTGAGCACGCCGATGCGCCAGTCGTACTCGGTGTAGAAAAACTCCTGAGCCAGCAGCAACACTGAGTGCTCGAACAGTTCGGCGGTGGCTTCGAGCAACGCCTGCTGGCTTTCGACCTTGATCACTCCGCGAGAAAAACAGCCGTCGGGGATCTTCAGCACCAGCGGAAAACCGAGGCGTTCGCCGACCCGCTCGAAGTCTTCCGGTCGTTCCTTGTAGAGAATTTCGGTGGCGGGCATGCCCAGTTGGTGGCTGTTGAGCAGGTCGGTCAGATACACCTTGTTGGTGCAGCGCAGGATCGACGTCGGATCATCCATGACCACCAGCCCTTCGCTTTCGGCTTTTTTTGCAAAGCGATAGGTGTGGTTGTCGACGCTGGTGGTCTCGCGGATCAGCAAGCCGTCGTACTCGGCGATCCGCGCATAATCCCTGCGCTCGATCAGTTCGACGTCGATGCCCATGCGTTTGCCGACCCGCACGAAGTTTTCCAGTGCCTTGGCGTTGGATGGCGGCAAGGCTTCCTGCGGATCGTGCAGGATCGCCAGGTCGTAACGCGCCACTTGTGGCGAGCGTGGCGCCCGCCAGACTTTACGGCTGAAGCCGTCCAGCGCATTGGCGAACTGATCTTCTTGGTCATCACGCAACTTGTGCAGAGCGCCGGACTTTATGCCTTCGATGTGCCAACCGTTAGTTCGACGAAACTCAACTAACAGGATCGGACAAGGAAACACTTCGAATAACTGTCGAGCCAGATCCTGCAGCGGCTCGATATGCGTCTTGCCGAAGTAAAGAGTCAAGGTGAAACCTTCGGTATCGCTGTAAAGGTGATGACTGAGGGCCTTTTCCAGGGTTTTATCGAGATCGTCCAGTGCCAGACCGTAAAGTGATTTTTTCGTCAGCTCGCTGATGGTACGTACCGATGGAATCACCTTGTGGCCGCGGGCTTCAGCCAGCAGCGAGCAGTAGTAACCGTGGCCCAGGTACTTGTAGCTGCGGCACAGATTGATCACCTGCACCCGCTTGCCCGGCTCGCTGTCACGGGTTTGCTCGAGGTATTCCTGAGCCGTGACGATGTCCTCGCTGGGAAAGTAGGAGGCCCAGTCTTCCTTGCGTTCGACGATAATCAACACTTGACTGGAAGTTCTGATGGCTGGATTTAAAAAAGTTGCCGCCGGCAAACTTTGCTCGGATACTTCGCGCCAATGACCCTGTACCGCTGACATAGAGATTGATCCGTTGGAGAACAAGACCATTTCTATTAAGCACGAAGTTTTTCGAAAGTCCCGTTTCGTTACGCAACTTTTACGGTGGTCATATGAGTGCTGTTTTTCGTTTGGCGGTAGTTGAAGATCTGCCAGCGTTGCTGGCCCTGGAAATGCAATGTTTCACCACCGACCGGCTCACCAGCCGCAGCTTTCAGTGGATGATCACCCGCGCCCACGCGCAGCTAATGGTCGCCGAGATCGACGGTCGATTGCTCGGCTACGCACTGGTGCTGTTTCATCGCGGCACCTCGCTGGCGCGCCTGTACTCGATCGCCATTGCCGGGGAAGCTCGCGGCAGCGGATTGGGCAAACAGTTGCTGCAACGTATCGAGGCCTGCGCCGTCGAGCATGACTGCGCATACCTGCGCCTGGAAGTGCGTATCGACAACCCCACCGCCATCGCGCTTTACGAGCGCAACGGCTACCGACGCTTTGCGTTGATTCACGATTACTACGAAGACCACGCCGATGCGTTGCGTCTGGAAAAGCGCATTGTTCAGCACCGTGATTCGCGCAACATCAAGGTGCCCTATTACCCGCAAACCACTGAGTTCACCTGTGGCCCGGCTTGCCTGCTGATGGCCATGGGCGCGCTGCAACCTGAGCGCTTGCTGGAGCGGCGTGAGGAATTGCAGATCTGGCGTGAAGCGACCACGGTGTTCATGACCTCCGGCCATGGTGGCTGCAGCCCCCAGGGCTTGGCACTGGCGGCCTGGCGACGGGGTTTTAAGGTGCGTTTGCAGCTGAGTATGGCCGGGCCATTGTTCCTCGATGGCGTGCGCGATGAGCATAAAAAAGACGTCATGCGCCTGGTGCACGAGGAGTTCACTGCGCAAATGCACGAAACCGACATCGATCGGCAGATTGGCACCCACCTGGATTTGCCGAAGTTGTTACAGGCTGGCGGACAGCCTCTGGTGCTGATCAGCAGCTATCGCCTGACCCGCTCCAAATCACCGCATTGGGTCATGGTGACCGACTGCGATGAAGACTTTGTGTATCTGCACGATCCGGATGTCGATCACAGCCAGCATCGTCAGCCGATGGACTGCCAGCATGTGCCGGTCAGCCATGGCGAGTTTGAGAAGATGAGCCGGTTTGGGCGTGGCAAATTGCGCGCGGCGGTGGTTTTGTATGCCCGCGCTACGCCAACTATCGTTACGCTCTAGAGATTTTTTTGTGGCGAGGGAGCTTGCTCCCGCATGAGTGCGTAGCGCTCACAAGATTTTGGGGCTGCTGCGCAACCCAACGGGAGCAAGCTCCCTCGCCACAGGACATCTGTGAAAATTTGAAGTGAAGTTACTTCAGGCCGACCTTGTATAAAGAACCCTCTTCCTCATCCGTCAGCACATACAGATAGCCATCCGGCCCCTGCCGCACATCACGAATCCGCTGTTTCAGCTCACCCAGCAGCCGTTCCTCGTGCACCACCTTGTCCCCGTCAAACTGCAAACGAATCAGCTCCTGACTGACCAGCGCGCCGATAAACAGGTTCTGCTGCCAAGGCTTGAAGCGGTCAGCGTCATAGAACGCCATCCCGCTGACACCGGGGGACTTCTCCCAGACATGGTGCGGATCAACCGCACCCTCGACACTCTTGCCCTTGGCTTCCGGGATCGGTTGCAGCGAATAGTTGATGCCGTGGGTCGCCAGCGGCCAACCGTAGTTCTTGCCGCGCTCAATGATGTTCACCTCATCGCCGCCACGGGGGCCGTGTTCGTTTTCCCAGATAGTGCCATTCCACGGATTGAGCGCCGCGCCCTGCGGGTTGCGCTGGCCGTACGACCAGATCTCCGGACGCACACCGGGCTGGCCCACGAACGGGTTGTCATCCGGCACTTTGCCGTCGGGGAAGATCCGCACGACCTTGCCCTGCAGCTTGTCGAGATCCTGCGCGGTCGGCCGGTCGTTGTTTTCGCCCAGGGTGATGAACAGATAACCGTCTCGGTCGAACACCAGTCGTGAGCCGAAGTGGTTGCCGGTCGAGAGTTTCGGCTCCTGACGGAAGATCACCTTGAAATCGCTGATCGTCTTCAGGTCATCCGACAGCCGCCCACGCCCCACCGCCGTACCGGCCTTGTCCCCGGCGCCACCGCCCTCGGCGTAGGACAGATAGACCAGTCGATCCTGTTTGAAGTCCGGCGACAGCACCACGTCGAGCAAACCGCCCTGGCCCTTGGCCCAGACCTTCGGCACGCCACTGATGGGCTCGGAACGCTTGCCGTCGGCTGTAATCAGCCGCAGGGTTCCCGGCCGCTCGGTCACCAGCATGCCCTGACGATCTGGCAGAAACGCTAGCGCCCAAGGGTGCTGAAGGCCTTGAGTAACCGTGGTGACTTCAAGGGTGCCCTGCTCGCTTTGCAACTCTTGTGGAGCAGCGGCGAAAGCTGGAGCGCTGATCAGCGCGCTGGCGCACAGCGTGGCTAGAAGGGTTTTACGCAACATGCACGATTCCTTTTGTTCATTTCAAAGGCTGACAGGGACGCAGTCCCGCCGTTCAACGGTTGCTGTCTCCATCGCGTGGCGGTGGGTTGGGGATGAATCTGGGCGGCGTACTCGGCACCGAGCGTTGCTGCTGACCATTGCCAATCCCGCCGTTACCAACGGTGGGCGTACTGGGCGTCGGCACGGTATTCGGCCCGCGAATCGCCGGCGCGCTGGGCTGCGTGCCCTGCATGCTGTTGGGATTGGCCCGGCGGATCGGGCTGTTGTAGGGATTGTTGTTGGTGCCGGTGGGACTTTGCGCCAGCAATAGCGGCGCGGACGGTGCCGCGACGTCGGCATGCGCCAGACCGGCCCCAAGGAGCAGAACGATAATGCCTGGCAGTAGTCGTTTCATGGGGTGGCCTCGCGGTGCACAGGTGATAGAGCCTTCGAGTCCACGCTACGCCCCGGGTTCGGATTTGTTAACCCGTTGCCCTTAAACAAGATGTAACACGGCTTGACCGGCAACTCCGCGCGCCACGCAAATGCCGGAAACTTTCGCACTGCGCCACAGGTCACCTGATCATCACTTGGAGAACTCACCATGGCTCGGGCAATCTGGAAAGGCGCGATCAGTTTCGGACTGGTACACATCCCTGTCGCGCTGGTGTCGGCAACCTCTTCGCACGGCGTGGACTTTGACTGGCTCGACAGCCGCAGCATGGATCCGGTGGGTTATAAACGGGTAAACAAGGTCACCGGCAAGGAAGTCACCAAGGAGCACATCGTCAAAGGTGTGGCCTATGAAAAAGGTCGCTACGTAGTGCTCAGCGAGGAAGAGATCCGCTCGGCGCACCCGGTGTCGACACAGACCATCGACATTTTCTCCTTCGTCGATGCCGAGCAGATCCCGCTGCAAAACATCGATACGCCTTATTACCTGGCCCCGGACAAACGCGGCGGCAAGGTCTACGCGTTGCTGCGTGAAACATTGAGCAAAACCAACAAGGTCGCCCTCGCCCGTGTCGTCCTGCACACTCGGCAATATCTGGCGGCACTGATGCCACTGGAATCGGCATTGGTGCTGGTCAAACTGCGCTGGCCGCAGGAAGTCCGCGGCCTTGATGAGCTGGAGCTGGGCAGCGAAGTGACCAAACCGCAACTGGCCAAGGGCGAGTTGGACATGGCTAAACGTCTGGTGCAGGACATGAGCGGCGACTGGAGCCCGGAGGACTACAAGGACGAGTTTGAAGACAAGATCATGGCCCTGGTCGAGAAAAAGGCCCACGAAGGCAAGATCGAGGATGTCGAGACCGTGGGTGGCGAGGAGGAGCGCAAGTCTGCGGATGTTATCGACTTGACCGAGTTGCTTAAACGAAGCCTGGGCGGTAAAGCGCCGGCCAAAGCGAAGGCAAAAGAAAAGCCTGCCAGTAAGGCAGCCCCGGCGAGAAAGACCAAAAAGGCCTCGGGGGCGTAATCAGATGCGGTTCCTGTCAGGAAGCTGACAGGTTGGCTTTGAGAGACTCATCGCTCCCACAGTTGAAATGCGTTCTTTCCTGAACTCACATTCCACTGTAGGAGCCAGCCTGCTGGCGATGGCATAAACAGGCGCGATACACCGGTCAGATCAAAATGAAGATCGCCAGCAAACCGCCGAAAATCGCCCACTTCTCCATGTAGTAACGCGCACGATTACGCTTTTTCAGCTCTTTACCACGCAGGCGAACCTTGTAGATTTTGGTAAACAGGCGATTGATCCCACCGGTGCGGTCACCGGCGTCATTCGGCGCACCGGCCGCGGACATCACGGTACGGCTGAACCAGCTGTTGAACGCCGCCGCCCAGCGATATTTCATCGGGCGCTCGATGTCGCAGAACAGGATGATGCGGTTCTTGTCGGTGGTGTTTTCGGCGTAGTGGATGTAAGTCTCATCAAACATCACCGCTTCACCGTCGCGCCAGTGGTAGCTCTCGCCGTCGACATTGATGTAGCAACCGGCATCATTCGGCGTATCGAGACCAAGGTGGTAGCGGTACGAACCGGCATACGGGTCACGGTGGCGAACCAGTTTCGACCCAGGTGGCAGCTCGGCGAACATCGCCGCCTTGATCGAACCGATGCTCTGCACCAACTCAGTGGTGCGCGGGCACAGCTTCATCGCCGACGGATGGCTCTCGCCGTACCATTTCAAGTAGAAACGCTTCCATCCACTTTTGAAGAACGAATTGAAACCGACGTCATCGTACTGATTCGAGCGCTTGATCTCACCGGCGCGCAGCAGGTTCTGCCCTTCCTGGCGAATTTCTTCCCAATGCGCCTGCAACGGGCTCAGGTCCGGAAACTCGGACGGATCGAGATACGGTTTGTTCGGCTTCTTCGAAAACAGGTAAAGGAAGCAGTTGATCGGGGCCAGAAACGTCGAGTGATCGCTCAGTTGACGGCCCAGTTTGTGACGCACACGTCCACGAAGGTGAACGTATGCAATCGAAATGACATAAATAGCGGCAATGATGAGTTTCACGGAAATCGTCACACGTCAAAAGTGAACAAACTGCGCGCCTGCCGGCCGGAGGCCCAGGGTCTGATGCAGTGGCATGAATACAAATACTATCCCGGTGGCACTTCCTTGAGCCCATGCCGTTAGCGGCTATTGGGTAATCGGATGGCATTTTAGCCATACTTTGTAACCAATAGTGAACCTGATCTGTGAAAAACTGTCCGCTGAATCTGCCAAACAGCAGGCGCGACGTCATCGCCCTATCGCTTAAAGAGCCAGACCAGTACAATCGCCGCCAAACTTTACGCGCCCCCCTTGGTTGATGACGGGACTGTCCCGCTTCAGCGCACTTTGACTCGGGCCAAGCGCTCCAGCCGCACCCTCGCTACTCAGAATGCTTCGCAGGAAAAACCTTTGATTTCTACAGCTAACATCACGATGCAGTTCGGCGCCAAGCCGCTCTTCGAAAACGTTTCGGTCAAATTCGGCGCGGGTAACCGCTACGGCCTGATCGGCGCCAACGGTTGCGGCAAGTCGACCTTCATGAAAATCCTCGGCGGCGACCTCGATCCGTCCGGCGGTCAGGTCATGCTCGAGCCGAACGTGCGTCTGGGTAAATTGCGCCAGGACCAGTTCGCCTACGAAGAATTCACCGTGATCGATACTGTGATCATGGGTCACGAAGAGCTGTGGAAGGTCAAGGCCGAGCGCGATCGCATCTACTCGCTGGCGGAAATGAGCGAAGAAGACGGCATGGCCGTGGCCGAGCTGGAAACCGAGTTCGCCGAGATGGACGGCTACACCGCAGAATCCCGCGCCGGTGAACTGCTGCTGGGTCTGGGTATTCCGCTGGAACAGCATTTCGGCCCGATGAGCGAAGTCTCGCCAGGCTGGAAACTGCGCGTATTGCTGGCGCAGGCGCTGTTCTCCGATCCGGAAGTGCTGTTGCTCGACGAACCGACCAACCACCTGGACATCAACACCATTCGCTGGCTGGAAAACGTTCTGACCCAGCGTAACAGCCTGATGATCATCATCTCTCACGACCGTCACTTCCTGAACAGCGTGTGCACGCACATGGCTGACCTGGATTACGGCGAGCTGCGCCTGTTCCCGGGCAACTACGACGAGTACATGACCGTGGCGACCCAGTCCCGCGAGCAACTGCTGTCGGACAACGCCAAGAAGAAAGCGCAGATTTCCGAGCTGCAATCGTTCGTCAGCCGCTTCTCGGCCAACGCCTCGAAAGCCAAACAGGCCACTTCCCGCGCCAAGGCGATCGACAAGATCCAGCTGGCCGAGGTCAAGCCGTCCAGCCGCGTCAGCCCGTTCATACGCTTCGAGCAGAACAAAAAGCTGCACCGTCAGGCGGTCATGGTCGAAAAAATGGCCAAAGGCTTCGACGGCAAGCCACTGTTCAAAGACTTCAGCTTCCAGGTTGAAGCGGGCGAGCGCGTAGCGATCATCGGCCCGAACGGTATCGGCAAAACCACCCTGCTGCGTACCCTGGTCAACGAACTGACCCCGGATGCCGGTAGCGTCAAGTGGACCGACGCCGCGGAACTGGGCTACTACGCTCAGGATCACGCGCACGACTTCGAAGACGACGTGACGCTGTTCGACTGGATGGGTCAGTGGACTCAGGGCGAGCAGATGATTCGCGGCACTCTGGGCCGCATGCTGTTCTCCAACGACGAGATCCTCAAGTCGGTCAAAGTGATTTCCGGTGGTGAGCAAGGTCGCATGCTGTTCGG
The Pseudomonas fluorescens genome window above contains:
- a CDS encoding Ku protein — encoded protein: MARAIWKGAISFGLVHIPVALVSATSSHGVDFDWLDSRSMDPVGYKRVNKVTGKEVTKEHIVKGVAYEKGRYVVLSEEEIRSAHPVSTQTIDIFSFVDAEQIPLQNIDTPYYLAPDKRGGKVYALLRETLSKTNKVALARVVLHTRQYLAALMPLESALVLVKLRWPQEVRGLDELELGSEVTKPQLAKGELDMAKRLVQDMSGDWSPEDYKDEFEDKIMALVEKKAHEGKIEDVETVGGEEERKSADVIDLTELLKRSLGGKAPAKAKAKEKPASKAAPARKTKKASGA
- the eco gene encoding serine protease inhibitor ecotin, which produces MGSLRARATIGLLVAGLSTLAHAAKLEDVAPYPKAENGFTRQVIYLPKQDQEENFQVEVLAGKTLEVDCNRQRLGGALDEKNLEGWGYPFYRLEKVIGPMSTMMACPPGTAKKRAFVPVVGDGFMLRYNSKLPLVIYAPKDVEVRYRIWSASDKVGTAIAE
- a CDS encoding NIPSNAP family protein, which encodes MITCHVRYVIDPYQLTEFEAYATAWLGIVERLGGTHHGYFLPSEGASNIAYCLFSFPSLADYESYRHIALTDPESTALVESLVQKKFIVSYERSFLRPLLP
- the rimI gene encoding ribosomal protein S18-alanine N-acetyltransferase, whose amino-acid sequence is MSAVFRLAVVEDLPALLALEMQCFTTDRLTSRSFQWMITRAHAQLMVAEIDGRLLGYALVLFHRGTSLARLYSIAIAGEARGSGLGKQLLQRIEACAVEHDCAYLRLEVRIDNPTAIALYERNGYRRFALIHDYYEDHADALRLEKRIVQHRDSRNIKVPYYPQTTEFTCGPACLLMAMGALQPERLLERREELQIWREATTVFMTSGHGGCSPQGLALAAWRRGFKVRLQLSMAGPLFLDGVRDEHKKDVMRLVHEEFTAQMHETDIDRQIGTHLDLPKLLQAGGQPLVLISSYRLTRSKSPHWVMVTDCDEDFVYLHDPDVDHSQHRQPMDCQHVPVSHGEFEKMSRFGRGKLRAAVVLYARATPTIVTL
- the lpxO gene encoding lipid A hydroxylase LpxO, whose translation is MKLIIAAIYVISIAYVHLRGRVRHKLGRQLSDHSTFLAPINCFLYLFSKKPNKPYLDPSEFPDLSPLQAHWEEIRQEGQNLLRAGEIKRSNQYDDVGFNSFFKSGWKRFYLKWYGESHPSAMKLCPRTTELVQSIGSIKAAMFAELPPGSKLVRHRDPYAGSYRYHLGLDTPNDAGCYINVDGESYHWRDGEAVMFDETYIHYAENTTDKNRIILFCDIERPMKYRWAAAFNSWFSRTVMSAAGAPNDAGDRTGGINRLFTKIYKVRLRGKELKKRNRARYYMEKWAIFGGLLAIFILI
- a CDS encoding DUF1652 domain-containing protein, giving the protein MFLSALELRNIIESSFLPKRCQCTLSPDLSMTVKVFGDHQTDQVDLHVSGIDASHLNGCREINELIAGLRSDLAQQTTPQHYSPRSRAL
- a CDS encoding DUF2834 domain-containing protein codes for the protein MMSVALPLTALIAFTGYTVSVMLQAEQSLIDFGISLMSRPDTAQVVIDLYLLATLAGVWMVKDARARGMSIWSVVPYLLLTAVFVSIGPLLYLVVRGVRERRKVIVPDPAG
- a CDS encoding magnesium transporter CorA family protein, yielding MISSFALSHGALQRVERLDAEVMLFSNPDAAERDLLHSHYKVDEHALASALDPDEVSRIEFHPDHLFLIWKRPENYSGGGSLAFEVSSCGLLFAPGQLLVIATDDTPLHGIGTRQPLNAPLDVLLDLLFNNIHHYLGHLKVIKLVARELQQKFNASMQNQHLVQMFNLSESLIYYINALHSNGAVLTRLRNHAEKQHFGSEAIGLIDDLIIENNQCYKQAEIYSTVFSGLIDARGNLMNNSMNNLLRKLTLINVVFLPLNLIASIGGMSEFSMMTAGTPWWISYPLFLLVMLLGAGGMLLGLRRLAQ
- a CDS encoding PQQ-dependent sugar dehydrogenase, whose protein sequence is MLRKTLLATLCASALISAPAFAAAPQELQSEQGTLEVTTVTQGLQHPWALAFLPDRQGMLVTERPGTLRLITADGKRSEPISGVPKVWAKGQGGLLDVVLSPDFKQDRLVYLSYAEGGGAGDKAGTAVGRGRLSDDLKTISDFKVIFRQEPKLSTGNHFGSRLVFDRDGYLFITLGENNDRPTAQDLDKLQGKVVRIFPDGKVPDDNPFVGQPGVRPEIWSYGQRNPQGAALNPWNGTIWENEHGPRGGDEVNIIERGKNYGWPLATHGINYSLQPIPEAKGKSVEGAVDPHHVWEKSPGVSGMAFYDADRFKPWQQNLFIGALVSQELIRLQFDGDKVVHEERLLGELKQRIRDVRQGPDGYLYVLTDEEEGSLYKVGLK
- a CDS encoding RimK family protein; amino-acid sequence: MSAVQGHWREVSEQSLPAATFLNPAIRTSSQVLIIVERKEDWASYFPSEDIVTAQEYLEQTRDSEPGKRVQVINLCRSYKYLGHGYYCSLLAEARGHKVIPSVRTISELTKKSLYGLALDDLDKTLEKALSHHLYSDTEGFTLTLYFGKTHIEPLQDLARQLFEVFPCPILLVEFRRTNGWHIEGIKSGALHKLRDDQEDQFANALDGFSRKVWRAPRSPQVARYDLAILHDPQEALPPSNAKALENFVRVGKRMGIDVELIERRDYARIAEYDGLLIRETTSVDNHTYRFAKKAESEGLVVMDDPTSILRCTNKVYLTDLLNSHQLGMPATEILYKERPEDFERVGERLGFPLVLKIPDGCFSRGVIKVESQQALLEATAELFEHSVLLLAQEFFYTEYDWRIGVLNRKPIFACQYFMSKGHWQIYNHKAKGQDINGECRTLAVHEAPRAVVELAVKTANLIGDGLYGVDLKQAGDKVVVIEVNDNPNLDAGIEDAYLQDDLYSLVLEEFVRRLELKRRGQAW